One Natronomonas moolapensis 8.8.11 genomic region harbors:
- a CDS encoding winged helix-turn-helix domain-containing protein: MSQKRRSNDVGGVSERGESRSRAVDCETVLAALEDPDCRALLEATAEEALTAGELIERCGVPRSTTYRKLERLTEAGLLEESIRISPDGKHANEYRRTFDDVTISLDDCGSATVGLSSMGASPGAAD, from the coding sequence ATGTCGCAGAAACGCCGATCGAACGACGTTGGGGGTGTCTCGGAGCGAGGGGAGTCGCGCTCGCGCGCCGTCGACTGCGAGACGGTGTTGGCCGCACTCGAGGATCCGGACTGTCGGGCGCTGCTCGAAGCGACCGCCGAGGAGGCGCTGACGGCCGGGGAACTGATCGAGCGCTGTGGGGTGCCCCGCTCGACGACCTACCGGAAACTCGAGCGGTTGACGGAGGCCGGGTTGCTCGAGGAGAGCATCCGGATCAGCCCGGACGGCAAACACGCAAACGAGTACCGGCGGACGTTCGACGACGTCACGATCTCGCTGGACGACTGCGGGTCGGCGACCGTCGGCCTCTCCTCGATGGGGGCATCCCCGGGGGCGGCCGACTGA
- a CDS encoding DUF7560 family zinc ribbon protein, with the protein MAPACSGDQGGGEEPETTGCGSRDGGGEGTERAGDGGNPTVGSYVFGCSECGQEIEVDASMRTAILSNGCPVCTEPARTECFEPTGT; encoded by the coding sequence ATGGCACCCGCGTGCTCCGGCGACCAGGGGGGCGGAGAGGAACCCGAGACCACCGGGTGCGGGTCGCGCGACGGCGGGGGCGAGGGGACCGAGAGAGCCGGTGACGGCGGGAACCCGACCGTGGGTAGCTACGTCTTCGGCTGTTCGGAGTGCGGCCAGGAGATCGAGGTCGACGCCTCGATGCGAACGGCGATTCTCTCGAACGGCTGTCCGGTGTGTACCGAACCCGCGAGGACGGAGTGTTTCGAACCAACGGGGACGTAG
- a CDS encoding pyridoxamine 5'-phosphate oxidase family protein, giving the protein MARDRRIGMSPDETDAFLGAHGTGVLSLARDDDPYAIPISYGYDPSERCFYVRSVSTPDSDKRRFLDGEPKARLVVYEAGDVYRSVVAAGPLVRIDPESLTAADVERYGSARRPLFETWSEPTAELDIELYRLDAATVNGRAVEHED; this is encoded by the coding sequence ATGGCACGTGACCGCCGGATCGGGATGTCGCCCGACGAGACGGACGCCTTCCTCGGGGCTCACGGGACCGGAGTGTTGTCGCTCGCGCGCGACGACGACCCCTACGCGATTCCGATCAGCTACGGCTACGATCCCTCGGAGCGGTGTTTTTACGTCCGATCCGTTTCGACACCGGACAGCGACAAGCGACGCTTTCTCGACGGTGAGCCCAAGGCGAGACTCGTCGTCTACGAGGCCGGCGACGTCTACCGCAGCGTCGTTGCCGCCGGCCCCCTCGTTCGGATCGATCCGGAATCGCTGACCGCGGCGGACGTCGAGCGGTACGGATCGGCGCGTCGACCGCTCTTCGAGACGTGGTCGGAGCCGACGGCCGAACTCGACATCGAACTGTATCGTCTCGACGCGGCGACGGTGAACGGCCGGGCCGTCGAACACGAGGACTGA
- a CDS encoding DUF7511 domain-containing protein: MTDTAGGFDPTPGDSAEHPHTLEVIDDDGDEYTFVPRGADADERRTQWLTADADAVIDLRAWR, from the coding sequence ATGACCGACACCGCCGGCGGCTTCGACCCGACACCGGGCGACTCGGCGGAGCATCCGCACACCCTCGAGGTGATCGACGACGATGGCGACGAGTACACGTTCGTCCCCCGCGGCGCCGACGCCGACGAGCGCCGCACCCAGTGGCTCACCGCCGACGCCGACGCCGTGATCGACCTCCGGGCGTGGCGCTGA
- a CDS encoding Htur_1727 family rSAM-partnered candidate RiPP has product MAEPTERRRLDDGDRAPNGEEFEVFVRSDGSDPMRHAGSVRAADVDGAYEIASRLFAWHADDVWLCPSADVTRFSTHELADGASPADRPTDPEEPRSREWS; this is encoded by the coding sequence ATGGCCGAACCGACGGAACGACGGCGGCTCGACGACGGCGACCGCGCGCCGAACGGCGAGGAGTTCGAGGTGTTCGTCCGGAGCGACGGCTCGGACCCGATGCGACACGCCGGCAGCGTCCGGGCGGCCGACGTCGACGGCGCCTACGAGATCGCGAGCCGGCTGTTCGCCTGGCACGCCGACGACGTCTGGCTCTGTCCGAGCGCAGACGTGACCCGCTTCAGTACCCACGAGTTGGCCGACGGCGCCTCGCCCGCCGATCGGCCGACCGACCCCGAGGAGCCCCGGTCGAGGGAGTGGTCCTGA
- a CDS encoding TIGR04347 family pseudo-SAM/SPASM protein yields the protein MISVSTLLCDHAADGNRLRYDVEAGTDDPVSECPQRRPVVVWNTTNRCNLECVHCYAGAESEPTAGELTTAEGKRLLEDLADYGAPVVLFSGGEPMVREDLAELVACAADAGIRPVLSTNGTLLTADRARELKRAGLAYAGVSVDGLAERNDEFRGVDGAFRAAVEGIETCLDVGLKTGLRYTVTRQNVDDLDGVVDLLSDVGLDRFCFYHLSYSGRGETLDSVDLDTAERREVVTRICDRTLEAHRRGDEIETLLVGNYADAAYIVEYARREFGDDAARRVYERLQRNGGDPTGERVAAVDCLGNVHPTQFWRTYSLGNVRDRLFSDIWEDEDNPLLRAVRNRPGNLTGKCADCRYKGICRGGSRLRALAADNGLFGPDPQCYLDNEERHGSVPTANAD from the coding sequence GTGATCTCCGTCAGCACGCTGTTGTGCGATCACGCCGCGGACGGCAACCGCCTCCGGTACGACGTCGAGGCCGGCACGGACGATCCCGTCTCCGAGTGCCCCCAGCGCCGCCCGGTCGTGGTCTGGAACACCACCAACCGGTGTAACCTCGAGTGCGTCCACTGCTACGCCGGCGCCGAGTCCGAGCCGACGGCCGGCGAGTTGACGACCGCGGAGGGCAAACGGCTGCTCGAGGATCTGGCCGACTACGGCGCGCCCGTCGTGTTGTTCTCGGGCGGCGAACCGATGGTCCGGGAGGACCTCGCGGAGCTGGTCGCCTGCGCCGCCGACGCCGGCATCCGGCCGGTGCTCTCGACGAACGGGACGCTTCTGACCGCCGATCGGGCCCGCGAGTTGAAGCGGGCGGGGCTGGCCTACGCCGGGGTGTCCGTCGACGGGCTCGCCGAGCGCAACGACGAGTTCCGCGGCGTCGACGGGGCGTTTCGGGCGGCGGTCGAGGGGATCGAGACCTGCCTGGACGTCGGGCTGAAGACCGGGCTGCGTTACACCGTCACCCGGCAAAACGTCGACGACCTCGACGGCGTCGTCGACCTGCTGTCGGACGTCGGCCTCGATCGCTTCTGTTTTTATCACCTCTCCTACAGCGGCCGCGGGGAGACGCTGGACTCGGTCGACCTCGACACCGCCGAGCGCCGGGAAGTCGTCACCCGCATCTGCGATCGGACGCTCGAGGCCCACCGCCGCGGCGACGAGATCGAGACGCTTCTGGTCGGCAACTACGCCGACGCGGCCTACATCGTCGAGTACGCCCGCCGGGAGTTCGGCGACGACGCCGCTCGGCGCGTCTACGAACGCCTACAGCGCAACGGCGGCGACCCGACCGGCGAACGCGTCGCCGCCGTCGACTGTCTCGGCAACGTCCACCCGACGCAGTTTTGGCGCACCTACAGCCTCGGCAACGTCCGCGACCGCCTCTTCTCCGACATCTGGGAGGACGAGGACAACCCTCTCCTGCGGGCGGTCCGGAACCGGCCGGGGAACCTGACCGGCAAGTGCGCCGACTGTCGGTACAAGGGGATCTGTCGGGGCGGCTCGCGGCTGCGGGCGCTGGCGGCCGACAACGGTCTCTTCGGTCCCGACCCGCAGTGTTACCTCGATAACGAGGAGCGCCACGGGTCGGTTCCGACCGCGAACGCCGATTGA
- a CDS encoding MoaD/ThiS family protein yields MNSDQALGTRPDRTAETTVDVRCTGHVRTEIGEHSFEYTFEGSTLREFLDSFLEEHDVGDMLIAETEAEATTTGWAPTDGNPPGAWNKNPEGEQTRAFARVAIDGRFNEHIDGLDTELEDGDRVALMYPFMFCL; encoded by the coding sequence ATGAACAGCGATCAAGCGCTCGGGACCCGTCCGGACCGGACCGCCGAAACAACCGTCGACGTCCGGTGTACGGGCCACGTCCGGACCGAGATCGGCGAGCACAGCTTCGAGTACACTTTCGAGGGATCGACGCTCCGCGAGTTCCTCGATTCGTTCCTCGAGGAGCACGACGTCGGCGACATGCTGATCGCCGAGACGGAGGCCGAGGCGACGACGACCGGGTGGGCACCCACCGACGGGAACCCGCCGGGGGCGTGGAACAAGAACCCCGAAGGCGAACAGACCCGCGCGTTCGCCCGCGTCGCAATCGACGGCCGGTTCAACGAACACATCGACGGCCTCGACACCGAACTCGAGGACGGCGACCGCGTCGCGTTGATGTATCCCTTTATGTTCTGTCTGTAG